CAGCCATGAGGATGTGGTTTGAATCTGTGTAAATCTTGTGTAATCTCGTGGTTTCGAGTGTTGTGCTTGAACTCTATGTAAAATTGGACCATCTGACGTCCTTCGCGATTAGTACCTCGTACTTCCCAGAGGGGAGATTGGTGTTGAAGGGTGAAGTTTAGGGGTATATAGTGTACCAAATGGCTCTGCGATCCCTCAAAAAGGGCGTAATATATGGCCCCGTGCATTCCAAGAGGCTGGGCAGGTCGCTTGGATTGAACATTCTTCCTCCTGACAGGAAGGTCTGTACCTTCGACTGCGTCTACTGCCATTACGGCCATACTGTTGTACAGCCTTTTGAGCTTCCAGAACCCCGGTTTATCGAGGAGGAGCTGAGGGAGTATCTTTCAGAAGAGCCGGAGATTGATTTCATAACATTTGCGGGTCACGGTGAGCCCACGCTCCACATGGACTTCTTGGAAATAGTCAAGAGAGTGAAGAAACTGAGAGACGAAATGGCTCCGAATGTGAAGATCGCGCTTCTTACAAATGCATCGAAGCTGTCCAGGCCGGATGTGGCGGGAGCATGCGAACTGATTGACTCTCCCATATGTAAACTGGACGCCGGAGATGAGGAGACATTCAAGAGAATCAGCAGGCCAATGCCTCGCATCTATCTTGAGGATATAATATCCAATATCAGGGCTACGCCAAGAGCGGTGATACAGGCCATGATCATTGAGGGTTCGACAACGAACGCCAGCGATGAACAGATCAAAAGTCTTGTAGATGCCATAAAGAAAGCAAAGCCAACATTTGTACAGGTGTACTCCATAGACTTTCCCTTTCCGGATGGTTCACTGATGCCAGCTGCGAATGAGAAGCTTGAGAGAATCGCCCGGGTGATCAAAGAGGAGACCG
The DNA window shown above is from candidate division TA06 bacterium and carries:
- a CDS encoding radical SAM protein encodes the protein MALRSLKKGVIYGPVHSKRLGRSLGLNILPPDRKVCTFDCVYCHYGHTVVQPFELPEPRFIEEELREYLSEEPEIDFITFAGHGEPTLHMDFLEIVKRVKKLRDEMAPNVKIALLTNASKLSRPDVAGACELIDSPICKLDAGDEETFKRISRPMPRIYLEDIISNIRATPRAVIQAMIIEGSTTNASDEQIKSLVDAIKKAKPTFVQVYSIDFPFPDGSLMPAANEKLERIARVIKEETGIDSEAYWESK